From Micromonospora sp. NBC_01699, a single genomic window includes:
- a CDS encoding MBL fold metallo-hydrolase, with translation MRLTVLGCAGSFPGPEAACSAYLVEADGFRLLVDFGSGSLTALQRYAGLHAVDAILLTHLHCDHILDAVTYVVVRRYAPDGPYPPLPVYAPAGAPDRLAGAYSQDETSVDDVYTFYGLQPGSFPIGPFTVTVDRVNHPVETYGVRLEHNGRSLAYSSDTAPCEALLRLAHGADVFLCEASYLDGVDNPPDLHLTGREAGEIATKSEVGRLVLTHLVSAWGSEALTYEAAASAFAGPVEIARPGARYDI, from the coding sequence ATGCGACTGACAGTTCTGGGCTGTGCCGGGAGCTTCCCCGGTCCCGAGGCGGCCTGTTCCGCCTACCTGGTCGAGGCTGACGGATTCCGGCTGCTGGTCGACTTCGGCTCCGGTTCACTCACCGCCCTGCAACGCTACGCCGGGCTGCACGCGGTCGACGCGATTCTGCTCACCCACCTGCACTGTGACCATATCCTCGACGCCGTCACCTACGTCGTGGTGCGCCGGTACGCCCCCGACGGGCCATACCCGCCGTTGCCGGTGTACGCCCCGGCCGGCGCCCCGGACCGGCTCGCCGGTGCGTACAGCCAGGACGAGACGAGCGTCGACGATGTCTACACCTTCTACGGCCTCCAACCGGGCAGCTTCCCGATCGGCCCGTTCACCGTCACCGTCGACCGGGTCAACCACCCCGTCGAAACCTACGGCGTACGGCTGGAGCACAACGGGCGGTCGCTCGCGTACTCCTCGGACACCGCACCCTGCGAGGCGCTGCTGCGACTCGCTCACGGTGCCGACGTCTTCCTCTGCGAGGCGAGCTACCTCGACGGCGTGGACAACCCCCCGGACCTGCACCTGACCGGCCGCGAGGCCGGGGAGATCGCCACCAAGTCGGAGGTCGGCCGGCTGGTGCTGACCCACCTGGTCAGCGCCTGGGGCAGCGAGGCACTGACCTACGAGGCAGCCGCGTCGGCCTTCGCCGGCCCGGTGGAAATCGCCCGACCCGGCGCCCGGTACGACATCTGA
- a CDS encoding glycosyltransferase family 4 protein: MRIAIVTESFPPDVNGVAHSVVRVAEHLVHRGHTPIVIAPAPSSATRGFPGDHPYPVIRVPSVAVPRYRSFRLGLPSARLADALNEHAPDVVHLASPFVLGARGMAVAGQLDLPTLAVYQTDLAAYARHYRLGWGEAAAWRWLRNIHNAADRTLAPSTRSAADLVTHGVQRVWLWRRGVDSVRFDPALRSAETRATLAPSGELLVGYVGRLAVEKRVELLAATSRLPGVRLVIIGDGPARRDLERALPEATFLGARQGDELARLYASLDIFVHSGPYETFGQTVQEALASGLPVVAPAAGGPLDLVEPGVTGTLVPPEDGAALADAVAELAGDAQRRRAYGLAARTWVANRTWAAVGDELIGHYRAVLAGAGVPAGRRIAA, from the coding sequence ATGCGCATCGCGATCGTCACGGAGTCCTTCCCGCCGGATGTCAACGGTGTGGCGCACTCCGTCGTCCGCGTCGCCGAGCACCTGGTCCACCGGGGGCACACCCCGATCGTGATCGCTCCGGCGCCGTCGTCAGCCACCCGTGGCTTCCCCGGTGACCACCCGTACCCGGTGATCCGGGTGCCGAGCGTGGCCGTGCCGCGCTACCGCAGCTTCCGGCTCGGGCTGCCGTCCGCCCGGCTCGCCGACGCACTGAACGAGCACGCCCCGGACGTGGTCCACCTGGCGAGCCCGTTCGTGCTCGGTGCCCGGGGCATGGCCGTCGCCGGCCAACTCGACCTGCCGACCCTGGCGGTCTACCAGACCGACCTGGCCGCGTACGCGCGCCACTACCGGCTCGGCTGGGGCGAGGCCGCCGCCTGGCGCTGGCTGCGCAACATCCACAACGCCGCCGACCGTACCCTCGCGCCGTCCACCCGGTCCGCCGCCGACCTGGTCACCCACGGGGTGCAGCGGGTCTGGCTGTGGCGGCGGGGGGTCGACAGCGTTCGGTTCGACCCGGCGCTGCGTAGTGCCGAGACGCGGGCCACCCTCGCCCCGAGCGGGGAACTGCTGGTCGGCTACGTCGGTCGGCTGGCGGTGGAGAAGCGGGTCGAACTGCTGGCCGCCACCTCCCGGCTGCCCGGCGTACGGCTGGTGATCATCGGCGACGGGCCGGCCCGGCGAGACCTGGAACGAGCCCTGCCCGAGGCCACCTTCCTCGGCGCCCGGCAGGGCGACGAACTCGCCCGGCTCTACGCCAGCCTGGACATCTTCGTGCACAGCGGCCCGTACGAGACCTTCGGCCAGACCGTCCAGGAGGCGCTGGCCAGCGGCCTGCCCGTGGTGGCACCGGCCGCCGGTGGCCCGCTCGACCTGGTCGAGCCCGGAGTGACCGGAACCCTGGTGCCGCCCGAGGACGGTGCCGCACTCGCCGACGCCGTCGCCGAGCTGGCCGGTGACGCGCAGCGCCGCCGCGCATACGGCCTCGCGGCCCGGACCTGGGTGGCCAACCGTACCTGGGCGGCGGTCGGCGACGAGCTGATCGGGCACTACCGTGCGGTGCTGGCCGGTGCCGGAGTCCCGGCCGGGCGGCGGATCGCGGCGTGA
- a CDS encoding glycosyltransferase, producing MRIVRLANFVTPRSGGLRTALRCLGAGYRAAGHEPVLVIPGERAGDELVGPDRVITLPGPALPGTGGYRVLTGRRRLRKLLEELEPDRLEVSDRSTLRWTGAWAKAHGVPSLMVSHESLTGLLGVWGAPARVGQRLADVVNGRTVATYDRVVCTTDWAAAEFRRIGAPNLTQVPLGVDLDSFHPDAHNPAVRAEYAAADEVLLVHCSRLSPEKRPDLAIDALVALRAAGVPATLVVVGDGPRRAALGQRAAGLPVHFLGFLPDRDRVAALLASADVVVAPGPVETFGLAGLEALACGTPVVVNAASALPEVVGSAGLGADGTGEGFAEAIATLLARPEAERRAAARARAERFGWAASVEGFLRAHDVPVGVPVSA from the coding sequence CTGCGCATCGTCCGGCTGGCGAACTTCGTCACCCCGCGCTCCGGTGGGCTGCGCACCGCGCTGCGCTGCCTCGGCGCCGGCTACCGGGCGGCCGGACACGAACCCGTACTGGTGATTCCCGGCGAGCGCGCCGGGGACGAACTGGTCGGCCCGGACCGGGTGATCACCCTGCCCGGACCGGCGCTGCCCGGCACCGGCGGCTACCGGGTGCTGACCGGCCGCCGACGGCTGCGCAAACTCCTGGAGGAACTGGAGCCGGACCGGCTGGAGGTGTCCGACCGGTCGACCCTGCGCTGGACCGGCGCCTGGGCGAAGGCACACGGGGTGCCGTCGCTGATGGTGTCGCACGAGAGCCTGACCGGGCTACTCGGCGTCTGGGGTGCGCCGGCGCGGGTCGGGCAACGGCTGGCCGACGTGGTCAACGGGCGGACGGTGGCGACGTACGACCGGGTGGTCTGCACCACCGACTGGGCCGCGGCCGAGTTCCGCCGGATCGGCGCGCCGAACCTGACCCAGGTGCCGCTCGGCGTCGACCTGGACTCGTTCCACCCCGACGCGCACAACCCGGCCGTACGCGCCGAGTACGCGGCCGCCGACGAGGTGCTGCTGGTGCATTGCAGCCGGCTGTCGCCGGAGAAGCGGCCCGACCTGGCGATCGACGCGTTGGTGGCGCTGCGGGCGGCGGGCGTGCCGGCGACGCTGGTGGTGGTCGGCGACGGACCCCGCCGGGCCGCGCTCGGCCAGCGGGCCGCCGGGCTGCCGGTGCACTTCCTCGGCTTCCTGCCCGACCGGGACCGGGTCGCGGCGCTGCTGGCCAGCGCCGACGTGGTGGTCGCGCCGGGGCCGGTGGAGACGTTCGGGCTCGCCGGGCTGGAGGCGCTCGCCTGCGGTACGCCGGTCGTCGTGAACGCCGCCAGCGCGTTGCCGGAGGTGGTCGGTTCGGCCGGTCTGGGCGCCGACGGCACCGGCGAGGGCTTCGCCGAGGCGATCGCCACCCTGCTGGCCAGGCCGGAGGCGGAACGCCGGGCGGCGGCCCGCGCCCGTGCGGAGCGGTTCGGCTGGGCCGCCTCGGTCGAGGGGTTCCTCCGCGCGCACGACGTCCCGGTGGGTGTTCCCGTCTCCGCCTGA
- the rph gene encoding ribonuclease PH — translation MARPDGRQPDELRPVTLTRQWSVHPEGSVLVEFGQTRVLCTASVTEGVPRWRKGSGLGWVTAEYSMLPRATTTRSDRESVKGRVGGRTQEISRLIGRSLRACIDLKALGENSIVLDCDVLQADGGTRTASVTGAYVALHDAVGWLAARKALAGKPASVMHRSVAAVSVGIVDGEPRLDLNYLEDVAAEVDMNIVCTGTSDFVEVQGTGEANVFGRDQLDALLDLGVLGCAELADAQRKALAG, via the coding sequence ATGGCGCGACCTGACGGGCGGCAGCCCGATGAACTCCGGCCGGTGACACTGACCCGGCAGTGGAGCGTGCACCCGGAAGGGTCCGTGCTCGTCGAGTTCGGCCAGACCCGAGTGCTCTGCACGGCGAGCGTCACCGAGGGGGTGCCCCGCTGGCGCAAGGGCTCCGGGCTCGGCTGGGTCACCGCCGAATACTCGATGCTGCCGCGGGCGACCACCACCCGGTCGGACCGGGAGAGCGTCAAGGGCCGGGTCGGCGGCCGTACCCAGGAGATCTCCCGGCTGATCGGGCGCAGCCTGCGGGCCTGCATCGACCTGAAGGCGCTGGGCGAGAACTCGATCGTGCTCGACTGTGACGTGTTGCAGGCCGACGGTGGGACGCGTACGGCCTCGGTCACCGGCGCGTACGTGGCCCTGCACGACGCGGTCGGCTGGCTGGCCGCCCGCAAGGCGTTGGCCGGTAAGCCGGCCTCGGTGATGCACCGGTCGGTGGCGGCGGTCAGTGTCGGCATTGTCGACGGTGAGCCCCGGCTCGACCTGAACTACCTGGAGGACGTGGCCGCCGAGGTGGACATGAACATCGTCTGCACCGGCACGAGCGACTTTGTCGAGGTGCAGGGGACCGGTGAGGCGAACGTGTTCGGCCGGGACCAGCTCGACGCCCTGCTCGACCTCGGGGTGCTCGGCTGCGCGGAGCTGGCCGACGCCCAACGCAAGGCCCTGGCCGGCTGA
- the rdgB gene encoding RdgB/HAM1 family non-canonical purine NTP pyrophosphatase, protein MIRVLLATRNAKKLVELQRILDGALGPQRIELVGLADLPAYQEVPETGLTFGENALLKAREGVKHTGLPTVADDSGLAVDALGGMPGVFSARWSGRHGDDRANLELVLGQIGDVPDQHRGAAFVCAVALVLPGGKEHLVDGRQPGRLLRAPRGEGGFGYDPIFLGDGQDRTNAELTPTEKDAISHRGKALRALSKVIAKSLLPT, encoded by the coding sequence ATGATCCGGGTGCTGCTGGCGACCCGCAACGCCAAGAAGCTGGTTGAGTTGCAGCGCATCCTGGACGGTGCGCTCGGTCCACAGCGGATCGAACTGGTCGGGCTGGCCGATCTGCCCGCGTACCAGGAGGTGCCGGAGACCGGGCTCACCTTCGGCGAGAACGCCCTGCTGAAGGCGCGCGAGGGTGTGAAGCACACCGGTCTGCCGACGGTGGCCGACGACTCCGGCCTGGCCGTGGACGCGCTGGGCGGCATGCCGGGGGTGTTCAGCGCCCGCTGGTCGGGCCGGCACGGCGACGACCGGGCCAACCTCGAACTGGTTCTGGGCCAGATCGGCGACGTACCGGACCAGCACCGGGGCGCGGCCTTCGTCTGCGCGGTGGCGCTGGTGCTGCCCGGCGGCAAGGAGCACCTGGTCGACGGCCGGCAGCCCGGTCGGCTGCTGCGCGCTCCGCGCGGCGAGGGCGGCTTCGGCTACGACCCGATCTTCCTCGGCGACGGCCAGGACCGCACCAACGCCGAACTCACCCCCACCGAAAAAGACGCAATAAGCCACCGAGGCAAAGCCCTCCGCGCCCTATCCAAAGTCATAGCCAAGTCCCTACTCCCAACCTGA
- the hutH gene encoding histidine ammonia-lyase: protein MSVVTVTPAGVTPADVLAVARGSATVVLDPATIEAMKTSRAIVDRIEQDGRPVYGVSTGFGALANTFIAPERRAELQHALIRSHAAGIGAPMPREVVRAMMLLRVRSLALGRSGVRPLVAQSLVDLLNHDVTPWVPEHGSLGASGDLAPLAHCALALLGEGWTLGKGGAREDASVALHRAGLTPIELAAKEGLALINGTDGMLGMLLLAIDDAEHLFAMADVTAALAIEAMLGTDRPFQPELHSIRPHPGQAVSAANIHRLLQGSDIMDSHRDDLVHAVQDAYSMRCAPQVAGAARDTLGFVSSVAGRELVSVVDNPVVLPDGRVESTGNFHGAPLGFAADFLAIAAAEVGAISERRVDRLLDVTRNRDLPAFLTPDAGVNSGLMIAQYTAAGIVAENRRLAAPASVDSLPTSGMQEDHVSMGWAATRKLRTVLDNLTSLLAVELLAAVRGLQLRAPLAPSPAGRAAVTAVARFAGEPGPDIFLAPVLESARTTIITRPLRTTIESHIGPLT, encoded by the coding sequence ATGTCAGTAGTCACCGTCACCCCCGCCGGCGTCACCCCCGCCGACGTGCTCGCCGTCGCCCGCGGCTCGGCCACGGTCGTGCTCGACCCGGCCACCATCGAGGCGATGAAGACCAGCCGGGCGATCGTGGACCGGATCGAACAGGACGGCCGCCCGGTATACGGCGTCTCGACCGGCTTCGGCGCGCTCGCCAACACGTTCATCGCACCCGAACGCCGGGCGGAACTGCAACACGCCCTGATCCGCTCGCACGCCGCCGGGATCGGCGCCCCGATGCCACGCGAGGTCGTCCGGGCGATGATGCTGCTGCGCGTACGCTCGCTCGCCCTCGGCCGGTCCGGGGTCCGCCCGCTGGTCGCGCAGTCCCTGGTCGACCTGCTCAACCACGACGTCACCCCGTGGGTGCCGGAGCACGGGTCGCTCGGCGCCTCCGGTGACCTGGCCCCGCTGGCGCACTGCGCGCTGGCCCTGCTCGGCGAGGGCTGGACCCTCGGCAAGGGCGGTGCCCGCGAGGACGCCTCGGTGGCGCTGCACCGGGCCGGGCTGACCCCGATCGAGCTGGCCGCCAAGGAGGGCCTGGCCCTGATCAACGGCACCGACGGCATGCTCGGCATGCTGCTGCTGGCGATCGACGACGCGGAACACCTGTTCGCGATGGCGGACGTCACCGCCGCCCTGGCGATCGAGGCGATGCTCGGCACCGACCGGCCGTTCCAGCCCGAGTTGCACAGCATCCGCCCGCATCCGGGGCAGGCGGTCTCGGCGGCGAACATCCACCGGCTGCTCCAGGGCTCCGACATCATGGACTCGCACCGCGACGACCTGGTGCACGCGGTCCAGGACGCCTACTCGATGCGCTGCGCCCCGCAGGTCGCCGGCGCCGCCCGGGACACCCTCGGTTTTGTCAGCTCGGTCGCCGGCCGGGAACTCGTCTCGGTGGTCGACAACCCGGTGGTGCTGCCGGACGGCCGGGTCGAGTCGACCGGCAACTTCCACGGCGCCCCGCTCGGCTTCGCCGCCGACTTCCTCGCCATCGCCGCCGCCGAGGTCGGCGCGATCTCCGAGCGCCGGGTGGACCGGCTGCTCGACGTCACCCGCAACCGGGACCTGCCGGCGTTCCTCACCCCGGACGCCGGGGTCAACTCCGGGCTGATGATCGCTCAGTACACGGCGGCCGGCATCGTGGCGGAGAATCGCCGGCTGGCCGCACCGGCGTCGGTCGACTCGCTACCCACCAGCGGCATGCAGGAGGACCATGTCTCGATGGGCTGGGCCGCCACCCGCAAACTCCGTACGGTGCTGGACAACCTGACCAGCCTGCTCGCGGTGGAACTGCTGGCCGCCGTACGCGGCCTGCAACTGCGCGCCCCCCTCGCCCCGTCCCCCGCCGGCCGAGCGGCGGTCACCGCGGTGGCCCGCTTCGCCGGCGAACCCGGCCCCGACATCTTCCTGGCCCCCGTCCTGGAGTCCGCCCGCACCACCATCATCACCCGCCCCCTACGCACCACCATCGAATCCCACATCGGCCCCCTAACCTAA